From a region of the Dunckerocampus dactyliophorus isolate RoL2022-P2 chromosome 20, RoL_Ddac_1.1, whole genome shotgun sequence genome:
- the ccdc126 gene encoding coiled-coil domain-containing protein 126 isoform X2, whose protein sequence is MLGALMRRNMSQKLSVLLLVFGLVWGLMLLRYTVQQPRHQSSAELREQILELSRRYVKVLTEENQRAPGGPQGATMAGYADLKRTIAVLLDDILERLVKLEGKLEVVVNASVTNTSHGGVLASASTDLQGSSKHERAGSHPGMSRFNQPRTPSRPQLHL, encoded by the exons ATGCTGGGCGCACTCATGAGACGCAACATGTCCCAAAAGCTGAGTGTGTTGCTGCTCGTCTTCGGCCTGGTGTGGGGACTCATGTTACTGCGCTACACCGTGCAGCAGCCTCGCCACCAGAGCAGCGCCGAGTTACGCGAGCAGATCCTGGAGCTCAGCCGGCGATACGTCAAGGTCCTGACTGAGGAGAACCAGAGGGCACCAGGCGGGCCGCAGGGAGCCACCATGGCGGGTTACG CCGATCTGAAGAGGACAATAGCCGTGTTGTTGGATGACATCCTGGAGCGGCTGGTCAAACTAGAGGGGAAACTTGAGGTGGTGGTCAACGCCTCCGTCACCAACACCTCCCACGGGGGTGTCCTTGCTTCCGCTTCCACTGACCTGCAAGGATCCTCCAAGCACGAGAGAGCGGGCAGCCATCCAGGGATGTCACGCTTCAACCAGCCCCGTACGCCCAGCAGGCCTCAGCTGCACCTATGA